A window of the Plasmodium knowlesi strain H genome assembly, chromosome: 2 genome harbors these coding sequences:
- a CDS encoding actin-like protein, putative yields the protein MESRFKKNDSENDYKYYVLQIGRKYTYLGFSGLHKPLSVYRTPDFFRYNESFHDYGKDKKGVYDMLRSVSEGVGTSFRGCASGYEDSSDQQGEGLNLDEGEKGAKPDPNEDTLDQNQRLNSICLNQPLPSMEGRKQEGSLIYHYEYKFHQDVKLWRNFFEEFTFHIFRKLIKTNNKAKKVIVLLNMFIPTIIKYSLCKTLIENYEYTSISYINDLVSPLFLCNCNTCVVIDLGYLSCRLLPVINGMPLYHHYTYVDNGGFYINMEIRRLLKEQYVRRARRRAMHDCEVSSASFVQVSNENILTNPQSTDNGYTATPHEEKPMEEEKGEKNTLEGLLNYYLDLYPLEEILNIIDIMPDDEIENIKMKYFYLKNEQGKLYTNKIVLYEFQNYQIIVEADTRWMACEILFTKDYEQNINSMFACILSKLHMFEFSAFHNVLLVGGCSNIKGIVSKIAQSLLNALSEKKKTSLKDLENRVNFLFPKISPNLRQFIGASICSNLENLPDYTQEHIHNNVLYDHLNEDVYFTFKH from the exons ATGGAAAGcaggtttaaaaaaaatgacagcGAAAATGACTACAAGTATTATGTGCTCCAAATAG GGAGAAAATACACCTATCTAGGATTTTCAGGACTCCATAAACCCCTATCAGTTTATAGAACGCCCGATTTCTTTCGGTACAATGAAAGTTTCCACGATTATGGTAAGGATAAGAAGGGGGTATACGACATGCTGAGAAGCGTTTCGGAGGGGGTAGGGACTTCCTTCCGGGGCTGCGCAAGTGGGTACGAGGATAGCTCGGATCAACAGGGGGAAGGTCTCAACCTGGACGAAGGCGAAAAAGGCGCTAAGCCGGACCCAAACGAAGACACTCTTGACCAGAACCAACGTCTTAATAGCATTTGCCTGAACCAACCCCTTCCTAGTAtggagggaaggaaacaGGAAGGAAGCCTGATCTACCACTACGAGTACAAGTTCCACCAGGATGTGAAGCTGTGGAGAAAtttcttcgaggagtttacATTCCACATTTTTCGCAAGTTAATAAAGACGAATAACAAGGCAAAAAAAGTGATCGTCCTCTTGAACATGTTCATCCCAACGATAATTAAATATTCCCTTTGCAAAACTTTGATTGAGAATTATGAATACACCTCAATTTCCTATATAAACGACTTAGTGTCGCCACTTTTCTTGTGCAACTGCAACACGTGTGTGGTAATCGACTTGGGTTACTTAAGCTGTAGGTTACTGCCCGTAATAAATGGCATGCCATTATATCACCATTACACGTATGTAGACAATGGGGGGTTTTACATCAATATGGAAATTAGAAGGTTACTGAAGGAGCAGTACGTGAGAAGGGCTCGCAGGAGGGCTATGCACGATTGTGAAGTTTCAAGTGCTTCATTTGTACAAGTCAGTAATGAGAATATCCTTACCAATCCACAGAGCACAGATAATGGCTATACGGCAACCCCCCATGAAGAAAAACccatggaggaagaaaaaggagaaaaaaacacattgGAGGGACTACTTAATTATTACCTAGATTTATACCCACTGGAGGAAATATTAAATATCATCGATATCATGCCAGATGatgaaatagaaaatataaagatgaaatatttttatttaaaaaatgaacaaggcAAATTGTATACCAACAAAATTGTTTTGTATGAATTTCAAAATTACCAAATTATTGTAGAAGCAGATACTAGGTGGATGGCCTGCGAAATATTATTTACGAAAGATTATGAACAGAATATAAATTCTATGTTCGCTTGTATACTGTCTAAATTACACATGTTTGAATTTTCCGCTTTCCACAATGTCCTTCTTGTTGGTGGATGTAGTAACATCAAGGGGATCGTTTCTAAAATAGCTCAATCTCTTTTGAACGCGttaagtgagaaaaaaaagacatccCTAAAAGATTTGGAAAATAGAGtcaattttctctttccaaAGATATCCCCCAATCTGCGCCAATTCATAGGGGCCTCCATCTGCTCGAATTTGGAAAACCTGCCCGACTACACGCAAGAGCATATTCACAACAATGTATTGTACGACCACTTGAATGAAGACGTCTACTTCACTTTTAAGCATTAA